The window AATACCTTGGCAGACAGGACCATCCCGGGGGTGCAAAATCCGCACTGCATCCCGCCCACCTCCAGAAAGGCCTGCTGAATAGGGTGGAGCTTCCCGCCGTCGGCCAGCCCTTCGATGGTCTGGACCGATTTTCCGTTGATCTCAGCGGTCAGAACCAGACAGGCATTGACCGCCTCTCCCTCCAGGATGACCGTGCAGGCCCCGCATTCACCCACCCCGCAGCCTTCCTTGGTACCGGTTAACCCCAGGTCCTCCCGGAGGGTCTCAAGCAGGGTGGCTGACGGCTTAACCTCCAACTCGTAATCCTTATCGTTTACCTTTAACTGTATCCGTTTCATCTGAACCTCCTTCAAACCGAGGGAAAAATTTGATTGATGGCCCGCCTGGTCAGCATATAAACCATGTCACGGCGATAATCGG is drawn from Deltaproteobacteria bacterium and contains these coding sequences:
- a CDS encoding (2Fe-2S)-binding protein — encoded protein: MKRIQLKVNDKDYELEVKPSATLLETLREDLGLTGTKEGCGVGECGACTVILEGEAVNACLVLTAEINGKSVQTIEGLADGGKLHPIQQAFLEVGGMQCGFCTPGMVLSAKVLLDRNSNPTDEEIRKGLEGNFCRCTGYTKIIESVKAAAGQMGR